One window of Tepidanaerobacter acetatoxydans Re1 genomic DNA carries:
- a CDS encoding aspartate-semialdehyde dehydrogenase: protein MKRYSVGVVGAMGAVGTEMLKILEQRDFPVGNIKPLDVKENEGKKVYFNGREVEVQVAQEGAFGDLDIALFSAGEAASCDLAPAAVSEGCIVIDNSNAFRMDSKVPLVIPEVNPEDVMWHEGIIANPNCSTIQMLVALKPLHDRYTIKRIVVSTYQAVSGSGLPGILELEEQVRAYIENRELKVKVYPHQIAFNAIPHIDTFTDNAYTKEEMKMVHETHKIFHDEKIRVSPTAVRIPVIRCHSEAINIETEKPIEAQEAKEVLSKAPSIKVIDDISANVYPLAAELKGTDEVYVGRIRQDFSVKNGLNMWVVADNLRKGAALNAVQIAETLIKYKKV, encoded by the coding sequence ATGAAAAGATACTCTGTTGGTGTTGTTGGTGCCATGGGCGCTGTAGGCACGGAAATGCTGAAGATTTTAGAGCAAAGGGATTTTCCGGTAGGAAATATTAAACCGCTTGATGTAAAGGAAAATGAGGGCAAAAAAGTATATTTTAACGGCAGAGAAGTTGAGGTTCAAGTGGCCCAAGAAGGAGCTTTTGGAGATTTAGATATAGCTTTATTTTCGGCAGGTGAGGCTGCAAGCTGCGATTTGGCACCGGCAGCAGTTTCAGAGGGGTGCATTGTTATTGACAACAGTAACGCCTTTCGAATGGATTCCAAAGTGCCGTTGGTGATTCCTGAGGTCAATCCAGAAGATGTTATGTGGCATGAGGGCATCATTGCAAACCCCAATTGTTCTACTATTCAGATGTTGGTGGCTTTAAAGCCTCTGCATGACAGGTATACAATCAAAAGAATTGTAGTTTCAACATATCAAGCAGTATCAGGCAGCGGGCTGCCGGGTATTTTGGAGCTGGAAGAGCAAGTCAGGGCATATATTGAAAACCGAGAACTCAAGGTGAAAGTATACCCACATCAAATAGCATTTAATGCAATTCCACATATTGACACATTTACGGACAATGCTTACACTAAAGAAGAGATGAAGATGGTTCATGAGACCCATAAGATATTTCATGATGAAAAAATACGTGTAAGTCCCACTGCAGTGAGGATTCCGGTAATTCGATGCCACTCCGAAGCTATTAATATTGAAACCGAAAAACCTATCGAGGCACAAGAGGCGAAAGAAGTATTGAGCAAAGCCCCAAGCATTAAAGTCATAGATGATATATCAGCTAATGTATACCCTTTAGCAGCGGAACTTAAAGGAACAGATGAAGTATATGTAGGAAGGATACGGCAAGATTTTTCAGTGAAAAACGGACTTAATATGTGGGTGGTGGCTGATAATTTAAGAAAGGGAGCAGCATTGAATGCTGTTCAGATTGCGGAAACTCTGATTAAATATAAAAAAGTTTAG
- a CDS encoding gamma carbonic anhydrase family protein: MIGSFENFSPKICQTCFIAPTADIIGNVTIKEKSSIWYGAILRGDVNTIEVGSYTNIQDGSIVHVAEDYPTIIGNNVTIGHGAIAHGCIIKDSAFIGMGAIILDGAVIGEGALIGAGALVIEGKEIPPYSLAVGAPAKVIRHLSDEYIQMTKNRAVEYAKLAEKYVNKA; encoded by the coding sequence ATGATAGGAAGCTTTGAAAATTTTAGTCCTAAAATTTGCCAAACATGCTTTATTGCTCCTACTGCCGATATAATAGGTAATGTTACTATCAAAGAAAAATCGAGTATATGGTATGGTGCTATACTAAGAGGGGATGTCAATACAATTGAAGTAGGTTCTTATACAAATATACAAGATGGCAGCATTGTTCATGTAGCTGAAGATTATCCCACTATTATAGGCAATAATGTTACCATAGGGCATGGAGCAATTGCCCATGGCTGCATAATAAAAGACAGTGCTTTTATCGGGATGGGTGCCATTATTCTTGACGGAGCTGTTATAGGTGAAGGAGCATTAATTGGTGCAGGGGCGTTGGTAATCGAAGGTAAGGAAATACCGCCATATTCTTTAGCTGTAGGTGCGCCTGCTAAAGTTATACGACATTTGTCCGACGAATACATACAAATGACCAAAAACAGAGCGGTAGAATATGCAAAGTTGGCTGAGAAGTATGTAAATAAAGCATAA
- a CDS encoding IS1634 family transposase — protein MRLSISKSKNSTSLYVIESIYENGKHSTRVVEKLGTVKELEEKLNGQDPIEWAKEYIKELNKKEKEQKRDVIVKYSQSKRIEKGVQRSFNGGYLFLQQIYHQLGLHKICKDISTKYKFTYNLDSILSRLIYGRILFPSSKLNTYQESKCLIEQPDFELQHVYRALEVIAKETDFIQSELYKNSLSIFKRNDHVLYYDCTNYFFEIEQEDGFKQYGPSKENKPNPIVGMGLFMDGDGIPLAFNIHSGNTNEQITLKPLEEKILKDFELSKFIVCTDAGLSSIENRRFNDKKDRAFITTQSVKKLKRYLKQWALDPTGWHLPGVNKLYDISLLDKDEDNYEEYKSKTFYKERWIKEDGLEQKLIVTYSLKYRDYQRQIRNRQLERASKLIEERPKSVNKKNQNDFKRFISSTNVTKDGEIADKVIYSINQDAIAKEEMYDGFYAVCTNLDEDASIITKINHRRWEIEECFRIMKSEFKARPVYLSRDDRIQAHFTTCFLAIVIYRYLEKYLSEEFTSSEIIHSLRNMDFNYIPTEGYIPTYTRTDLTDILHEVFGFRTDTEIVSLREMKKILKDTKKKKILRKI, from the coding sequence ATGAGATTATCTATTTCAAAATCTAAAAATTCTACATCACTTTATGTAATAGAGTCAATTTACGAAAATGGTAAACATTCAACTAGAGTTGTAGAAAAACTTGGTACTGTTAAAGAGTTAGAAGAAAAATTAAATGGTCAGGATCCTATTGAATGGGCTAAAGAATATATCAAAGAATTGAACAAAAAAGAAAAAGAACAAAAAAGAGACGTGATTGTAAAGTATAGCCAGTCAAAGAGAATCGAAAAAGGTGTTCAAAGGTCCTTCAATGGTGGATATCTATTCTTACAGCAAATATATCATCAGTTGGGATTACATAAAATTTGCAAAGATATTTCTACTAAGTATAAATTTACTTACAATCTTGATTCCATTCTTTCTAGGTTAATTTACGGTAGAATTCTTTTTCCATCCTCAAAACTTAACACCTATCAAGAATCAAAGTGCTTGATTGAACAACCTGATTTCGAATTGCAACATGTTTATAGGGCATTAGAGGTAATCGCTAAAGAAACTGATTTTATTCAATCAGAGCTCTACAAAAATAGTTTATCTATTTTTAAGAGAAATGACCATGTTCTTTACTATGACTGTACTAATTACTTTTTTGAAATAGAGCAAGAGGATGGTTTTAAACAATATGGTCCTAGTAAAGAGAATAAACCTAATCCTATTGTGGGAATGGGACTATTCATGGATGGAGATGGTATTCCTCTCGCATTTAACATTCATAGTGGTAACACAAATGAACAAATTACACTAAAGCCTTTAGAAGAAAAGATACTTAAAGATTTTGAACTATCAAAATTTATTGTTTGTACAGATGCTGGACTATCTTCAATAGAAAATCGTAGATTTAATGATAAAAAGGATAGAGCTTTTATTACAACCCAATCAGTTAAAAAATTAAAGAGATATTTAAAGCAGTGGGCTCTTGACCCTACGGGCTGGCATCTTCCTGGTGTAAATAAATTATATGATATCAGTCTACTTGATAAAGATGAGGACAACTATGAAGAATATAAATCAAAGACTTTTTACAAGGAACGTTGGATTAAAGAGGATGGGTTAGAACAGAAACTCATTGTCACATATTCTCTTAAATACAGAGATTATCAAAGGCAGATTAGGAATAGACAGTTAGAACGTGCCTCTAAATTAATTGAAGAAAGACCAAAGAGTGTTAATAAGAAAAATCAAAATGATTTTAAACGATTCATATCATCCACTAATGTTACAAAGGATGGTGAAATAGCTGATAAAGTAATCTATAGTATAAATCAAGATGCAATAGCAAAAGAAGAAATGTATGATGGGTTTTATGCTGTATGTACCAACTTAGATGAAGATGCCAGTATTATTACAAAGATTAATCATAGACGTTGGGAAATAGAGGAATGTTTTAGAATTATGAAAAGCGAATTCAAAGCTAGACCTGTTTATTTAAGTCGTGATGATAGAATACAAGCACATTTTACTACATGTTTTCTTGCAATAGTTATATATAGATATCTTGAAAAATATCTAAGCGAAGAATTTACAAGCTCTGAGATAATTCATAGCTTAAGGAATATGGATTTCAATTACATTCCTACTGAAGGGTATATTCCAACATACACAAGGACTGACTTAACAGATATCTTACATGAAGTATTTGGATTTAGAACAGATACTGAAATAGTCAGTTTAAGGGAAATGAAAAAAATATTAAAAGATACGAAAAAGAAAAAGATATTACGCAAAATTTAA
- a CDS encoding phosphodiester glycosidase family protein, translating into MLHIAKKHWKNYFIPLLVTILIFTAALMPAFAQEILLYQASDGFPVTGGVTYEEQTLFTSLGWQKIHILRADLTSDNVDIDTIIGSEGLSPRAALNKMVQDNGAVAGINGDFFIMATPSAPIGPQVSNGKLVSSPLNLPGMSAIGLTFDKIPEILQMEFSGRLIAPDRSYFFVDGVNKIRDSYNHIFVYTPDFGKSTPKPGAGAPNLTFLTVKDNRVANISEGQTAEIPTDGLVLMAWGDGANFMKTHFTIGDPVELDLTITPDISNLKMALGGGAVLVDNGTIPKTFSHNIAGTHPRTAIGFTADKKTMIMVVVDGRQAKSRGMTQQELAELMLKLGAHYALNLDGGGSSTMVAKPFYESQTKVVNSVSEGVQRLITNAVGIFSKAPLGQVHGLKITASSFNIAQGGHRTFEVKAYDKNYNLVDFDPEQVKWSVTGDIGYFDGNMFTAEKSGAGQVIATLGGIQASEDIRVLKDSVTLSVEPSKVQVNPGAKTTFKVYVTDTDGFKTLLDPVDIKWEIVGDIGYMNGLEFTAGQAAGSGAVIAEFSGLKAGALVQTGYYSNLVDDFESIAEKSFSSYPADVKGSFGITSSPEPVYSGQSSGRLDYDFTSGTATRAAYLAFGSSGKALPSGSTKLRLWVYGENQGEWLRAAIQDASGKETILDLAKNIDWEGWKQIEVSIPSGKQPFTLKTIYVVETNPEKSTKGTVYFDELTALIAGNYDESLLPQTPIWTDAANQKGSGFTFGVVGTKPLTDSSRTDYDKTLSLAAKIINKSNPSISIVAGQPWADDNSLKEQLADFKNYRISGKGYSMLSEKDANFIFLDATKGSLRSTNYNQWISLQKDLASLDKTKTLFIIMDRTPESFSDSLEGELLKKVLTDYAESSGSNVWVLSGGGAAAFSSKAIDGVHYVCVPSINSPEPAVAIFNVSGGIVNYQVIPLVEQIISETSTVKAGVATNLKIYGISPTGCKIPLGYPYACEWKVAYEKPIGFDTKTLAFKAVDAGTASVQVSVGDISKSFPITITDISVLVNGREVNFPDELPYVNQDSRTMVPVRFVSESLGAKVSWDNDNRMVIIDNEDKIIKLKIGENKADINGKTVVFDTSAIIQNGRTMVPVRFISEALGAKVGWNQATKTVEIEY; encoded by the coding sequence ATGCTACATATAGCAAAAAAACATTGGAAAAATTATTTTATTCCTTTGCTTGTAACTATCCTCATTTTCACCGCGGCATTAATGCCTGCTTTTGCTCAGGAGATACTTCTATACCAAGCAAGTGATGGTTTTCCTGTAACAGGCGGTGTAACCTATGAAGAACAAACTTTGTTTACTTCTCTGGGCTGGCAAAAAATTCATATTTTAAGAGCTGACCTCACATCGGATAATGTAGATATTGATACCATTATAGGTAGTGAAGGTCTTTCCCCGCGTGCCGCCTTAAATAAAATGGTGCAGGATAACGGTGCTGTAGCCGGAATTAACGGAGACTTTTTTATTATGGCTACACCCTCGGCTCCAATAGGACCTCAGGTAAGTAACGGAAAGCTGGTTTCTTCGCCGTTAAATCTTCCGGGGATGTCCGCTATAGGTCTTACATTTGATAAGATTCCTGAAATATTACAAATGGAATTTTCCGGCCGGCTTATAGCTCCCGATCGCAGTTACTTTTTTGTAGATGGCGTAAATAAGATACGCGACAGCTATAATCATATTTTCGTGTATACACCTGACTTCGGAAAATCAACACCTAAACCCGGTGCCGGCGCACCTAATCTAACTTTTTTAACAGTAAAAGATAACCGTGTTGCAAACATTTCTGAAGGTCAAACCGCTGAAATTCCAACAGACGGTTTAGTGCTTATGGCTTGGGGTGATGGCGCCAATTTTATGAAAACACATTTTACCATAGGTGATCCGGTTGAACTAGATTTAACCATTACACCCGACATTTCAAATTTAAAGATGGCTCTCGGCGGTGGTGCTGTTTTAGTAGATAATGGCACAATACCAAAAACTTTTTCCCATAATATTGCCGGAACACATCCTCGAACTGCAATAGGTTTTACTGCAGATAAAAAGACCATGATAATGGTGGTGGTTGACGGCCGTCAAGCAAAGAGCCGCGGGATGACTCAGCAAGAATTAGCTGAGCTTATGTTAAAACTTGGTGCTCACTATGCGCTAAACCTGGATGGCGGCGGATCATCTACCATGGTAGCAAAACCTTTCTATGAATCTCAGACAAAAGTTGTCAATAGCGTATCCGAAGGTGTCCAAAGATTGATTACTAATGCCGTCGGAATCTTTTCAAAGGCTCCTTTAGGTCAAGTTCACGGTCTTAAAATAACCGCATCTTCCTTTAATATCGCTCAAGGCGGCCACAGGACTTTCGAGGTTAAGGCATACGATAAAAACTATAATCTCGTCGACTTCGACCCAGAACAGGTCAAATGGAGTGTTACCGGAGATATAGGTTATTTTGATGGTAATATGTTTACTGCCGAAAAGAGTGGGGCAGGCCAAGTTATTGCTACTTTAGGCGGTATTCAAGCTTCTGAAGATATAAGGGTTTTAAAAGACAGTGTAACACTTTCCGTAGAACCTTCAAAAGTTCAAGTAAATCCCGGTGCAAAGACTACCTTCAAGGTTTATGTGACTGATACAGATGGGTTTAAAACTCTATTGGACCCTGTCGATATTAAATGGGAAATAGTCGGTGACATTGGCTATATGAACGGTCTTGAATTTACTGCCGGGCAAGCTGCAGGCAGCGGTGCCGTAATTGCTGAGTTTTCCGGGCTAAAGGCCGGAGCATTGGTTCAAACCGGTTACTATAGTAATTTAGTAGATGATTTTGAAAGTATAGCGGAAAAATCGTTTAGTTCATATCCGGCCGATGTAAAAGGTTCTTTCGGCATTACTTCATCACCTGAACCGGTATATTCCGGTCAATCTTCCGGCAGGTTAGATTATGACTTTACAAGCGGAACTGCAACCAGGGCTGCTTATCTTGCTTTCGGAAGCAGCGGTAAAGCTCTTCCGTCAGGTTCTACCAAACTTAGATTATGGGTTTACGGTGAAAATCAGGGCGAATGGCTTAGAGCTGCTATCCAAGATGCTTCAGGCAAAGAAACCATCCTTGACCTTGCTAAAAATATAGACTGGGAAGGATGGAAGCAGATTGAGGTATCAATTCCATCCGGCAAGCAGCCTTTCACCTTAAAGACGATCTATGTTGTAGAAACAAATCCTGAAAAAAGCACTAAAGGAACCGTTTATTTTGATGAACTTACTGCCCTGATTGCCGGAAACTACGATGAATCACTTCTGCCTCAAACACCTATTTGGACTGATGCAGCCAATCAAAAAGGCAGCGGCTTTACCTTTGGAGTGGTAGGTACAAAGCCATTAACAGATAGTAGTCGAACGGATTATGATAAAACATTGTCTTTAGCCGCAAAAATTATAAACAAGTCAAATCCCAGCATAAGTATAGTAGCGGGCCAACCTTGGGCCGACGATAATTCGCTTAAAGAACAACTAGCAGATTTTAAAAATTATCGAATAAGCGGTAAGGGTTATTCGATGTTATCTGAAAAAGATGCCAATTTTATTTTCTTAGATGCAACAAAGGGCAGCCTTCGCTCAACAAACTACAATCAATGGATAAGCCTGCAAAAAGATTTGGCCTCCCTTGACAAGACAAAAACTCTTTTTATCATTATGGACAGAACTCCAGAAAGTTTTTCCGATTCTTTGGAAGGAGAATTGTTAAAAAAAGTCCTTACTGACTATGCCGAATCTTCCGGCTCCAATGTATGGGTTTTGAGCGGCGGCGGTGCGGCAGCATTTAGCAGCAAAGCGATAGATGGAGTTCATTATGTCTGTGTGCCCAGTATAAACTCACCTGAACCTGCTGTGGCAATATTTAATGTTTCCGGCGGAATTGTAAATTATCAAGTCATTCCGCTAGTTGAGCAGATTATATCTGAAACTTCAACGGTTAAAGCAGGTGTTGCCACCAATCTCAAGATTTACGGAATAAGTCCTACAGGCTGCAAAATACCTTTGGGTTATCCTTACGCCTGTGAATGGAAGGTTGCTTATGAAAAGCCTATAGGATTTGATACAAAAACCCTTGCTTTTAAAGCCGTAGATGCAGGCACTGCATCGGTTCAGGTTTCGGTAGGAGATATATCTAAATCCTTTCCGATTACAATTACCGATATTTCAGTGCTGGTAAACGGCAGGGAGGTTAACTTTCCTGATGAACTGCCTTATGTAAATCAAGACAGCAGAACCATGGTTCCGGTAAGATTTGTTTCCGAAAGTCTCGGAGCTAAGGTAAGTTGGGATAATGACAACAGAATGGTTATAATTGATAATGAAGATAAGATTATAAAATTAAAAATCGGAGAAAACAAGGCCGATATAAATGGCAAAACCGTAGTATTCGATACCAGTGCCATAATCCAGAACGGCAGGACAATGGTGCCGGTAAGATTTATCAGTGAAGCCCTTGGCGCAAAAGTCGGTTGGAATCAGGCAACCAAAACAGTGGAAATTGAATATTGA